GCGCAGGGCCGACCAGGGGCGGAAAGCGTCGGCCACGGGCTTCACGGCCAGCAGCATGAACTCCGTGCCCGCCAGGGTGCAGGAGGCCACCATAAGATTGCGGCCCGAAGTGTCGGTCACCCGGCGCACCACGGTTTCGTGCGAGGCCGGCGGCAGCGTCAGGGGCAGGGGTTCCAGCGCCTTGCCGTAGAGGTTGGAATCGGTCTGCAGCACGCCTTCGCGGTCCACAAGAAAAACGTCCGTATCCTGCTCCGGCCCCACGGTGGAGACAATCTTCTGCACGCTCAGGGTATCCGTGGCCACGCGCAGGGTCCAGGAGCGTCCGTTCTCCTGCAGCCGGTGCACGGCCACCACCATGTGCGGATAACCCCGGTAGCCCAGAAAAACGTTGCTCAGGTGGCGACCCTTGATTTCGGCTTCCCGCAGCCAGGGCTTGCCCGCATAGTCCGCGCCTTTGAGCTTATACGGCCCCACATAGTTTACCTGGCGGCCTTCGGCGTCCACCAGGCCCATGTCCACAAAGCCCTGAAACTCGCTCTTAAGGGCCAGGAACACCCGGTTGAGGGTGCGCTCGTCCGCCAGATCCTCAAAGGTGTAGGCGTGCGCCAGAAACCCCACCGTGGAGGCCCGCTCGCCCAGATAGAGCTCCAGGGCGGCCTGGGATTTGCGGGCCAGGGCGTAGACCGGGCTTTCCATCTCCCGCACCAGGGTGCGGGTGTACTGCATGTGGCTGATGCCGGAGAGCAGCAAAAGCGGCGTAACGGACACAGCCACCATGAGCAGGGTCATGAGCCGCCTGAGGGAACGGTAACGCCCCGGCGAGACGTCCTCCGGCACTTCCAGCAAATGGCTGAAAGACTGTTTGAGTGTGGCGAACATGGGCTCCTCCAGGGCTGCGCCGCGCAGCTAAGGTGTCACAAATGTTTTGTGTCACAGCGGTCTCGGGGCGGCGCGCGCCGGGCCGGGCTGTGGGGGACGGCCGCCGTGGCGGCCGCCGCAGAACCGCAGCCCGTCGGGCCGCGACCTAGTGCCCGCCGGCCACCAACACGCCGGAGGCCGCCAGGCTGAGCACCAGCACTTCGGCAATGGCGATGCACATCATGAGCCACTCCTTGTGCTTGGCCAAGGTCCAGGCCAGCTGGATGAAGCAGAGGATGGTCAAGGCCGCCAGAAAGGCTATGCCCACGAAATTGCATATATCGCCCTTGGTCACTAAGGCAAGCCACCCCCAGCCCTGGGGGATATGCCCGGCCGCGCGGTATTCGGCGGCGCTGTGGGTCCACAGCCGGGGCATTTCGTCCAGGGGAATCTGGGGCGTCAGCACGCCGAAAACATACAGCGCGTAGCTGATGAGCAAGACAACGAAGCCCAGCAGCGCGCCGTAGAACAAGGTATCCGCATAGCGCAGCTGCGCCGGAGAGGCTTTGATTTCGTTACGCAAATCTTTGGTCTGCATTTTTATACTCCCTTATGCGTCCGGCCTTACCAGCCCAGACCCTTGAGCAGGGCCTTGGCCCCGGAGAAGAAGAGCACGATAATGACCATGTAACGGATGAACTTGGGCTTGGCCACGGCCAGCAGACGCACGCCCACTACGGAGCCCAGCATAAGGCCCACAATGGAAGGCACGGCCATGAGCGGGATGACGCAGCCCTGGTTCAGATAGACCCAGGCGGCGGAGGTGTCGGTGATGGAGAGCAGGAATTTGGAGGTGCCCACACCCACCTTGAGGGGCACGCCCATGAGCAAATTGAGCACCGGCACGTTGGCCCATCCGGCCCCCAGGCCGAACATGCCGGCCATGATGCCGATGGCGATGAAGAGCAGCAACCCGACCAGGGTGCGGTGGGTCTTCCACTCCACCACTTCGCCCGTGCTGGGTTCCAGGAAGACGCCGTTCATGCCCAGGGCCAGGCCCACGGCGTCCTGCTTGGTCACCACGGGGCGCACGGAGTTTTTGGACAGCAGCAGCAGCACGGCGATGCCCAGAATGGTCACGCCCAGGCAGGTCTGCACAACGTCGGTGGGCAGAGCCAGGCCCAGCATGGCGCCCACGATGGCGCAGGCCGAGGCGATGAGCGCCACGGGCAGGGCCAGGCGCAGGTTGGCGAAATTACGCCGCAAAAGACCAGGCCCGGCGGCCAGCGCGCCCGCCAGGGCCACCAGCAGGCCCGCGCCGCGCACAAAGTCCAGATGGAAGGGGAAGAAGCCGCTGACCAGCGGCACAAACAGCACGCCGCCGCCCACGCCGGCCATTACCGCGATAATGCCGAGGATAAAGCAGAAAAACAGCAGGGCCGTGGGCCAGAACCACCAGGGATGGTTATCCACGGGCGCCAGGTCTGGCGTCTGGACGGCCGGGGGCGTGGCCCCTTCCGGCGCT
This Desulfovibrio legallii DNA region includes the following protein-coding sequences:
- a CDS encoding sensor histidine kinase → MFATLKQSFSHLLEVPEDVSPGRYRSLRRLMTLLMVAVSVTPLLLLSGISHMQYTRTLVREMESPVYALARKSQAALELYLGERASTVGFLAHAYTFEDLADERTLNRVFLALKSEFQGFVDMGLVDAEGRQVNYVGPYKLKGADYAGKPWLREAEIKGRHLSNVFLGYRGYPHMVVAVHRLQENGRSWTLRVATDTLSVQKIVSTVGPEQDTDVFLVDREGVLQTDSNLYGKALEPLPLTLPPASHETVVRRVTDTSGRNLMVASCTLAGTEFMLLAVKPVADAFRPWSALRSELLLVLCGGVALIVLVSHFLMKHLINRLQASDERRVAVFAQMEHNQKLSSIGRLAAGVAHEVNNPLAVIYEKAGLAQDLLDMGKVAGDPADKERFCALLSSIESTVERARGITHRLLGFARRMDANRQSLHVEEVIAETMSFLEREAKNRGVRLEADLPDDLPEIVSDRGELQQIFLNILGNALDAVAAVERTDGPDMGRFIKISCAAGAQGLEVAVRDNGKGMAPDVLKHIFEPFYSTKKDKGTGLGMFITYGIVRRLGGDIQVESEEGKGSTVRVRLPLTPPDSAVEV
- a CDS encoding sulfite exporter TauE/SafE family protein, encoding MAALLLLLAGPVSAGAQIATATAPLQTAQNDQHAAAAPGNAAGAALQAAPEGATPPAVQTPDLAPVDNHPWWFWPTALLFFCFILGIIAVMAGVGGGVLFVPLVSGFFPFHLDFVRGAGLLVALAGALAAGPGLLRRNFANLRLALPVALIASACAIVGAMLGLALPTDVVQTCLGVTILGIAVLLLLSKNSVRPVVTKQDAVGLALGMNGVFLEPSTGEVVEWKTHRTLVGLLLFIAIGIMAGMFGLGAGWANVPVLNLLMGVPLKVGVGTSKFLLSITDTSAAWVYLNQGCVIPLMAVPSIVGLMLGSVVGVRLLAVAKPKFIRYMVIIVLFFSGAKALLKGLGW
- a CDS encoding DUF1634 domain-containing protein; its protein translation is MQTKDLRNEIKASPAQLRYADTLFYGALLGFVVLLISYALYVFGVLTPQIPLDEMPRLWTHSAAEYRAAGHIPQGWGWLALVTKGDICNFVGIAFLAALTILCFIQLAWTLAKHKEWLMMCIAIAEVLVLSLAASGVLVAGGH